Below is a window of Trichocoleus desertorum ATA4-8-CV12 DNA.
TACGTACGGCAGGTAGGTGAAGCGCTAGCCCGTCAAGGGTGGCAGGTTGATATGTTTACCCGCCAAAGTAGCCCCAATCAACCCAAGATTGTGGAGCATGCTCCTAACTGCCGCACCATTCGTTTAGTTGCAGGCCCTGAGGATTTTGTACCTCGCGATGAGATCTTCGAGTTCCTCCCAGAGTTTGTGCAAAAGTTTCTCGATTTTCAGCAAGAGTCTGGCATTGAATATCCTGTGGTTCACACCAATTACTGGCTTTCTTCCTGGGTAGGAATGGAGCTAAAGAAACGCAAGAAGATTCAGCAAGTGCATACCTACCACTCTTTGGGAGCGGTGAAGTACAAGTCAATCTCCACGATTCCTTTAATTGCGAGCACTCGTCTGGCAACGGAAAAGGCTTGCTTGGAAACGGCTGAGCGCATTGTGGCAACTAGCCCCCAAGAGAGGGAGCATATGCGATCGCATGTTTCAACTCGCGGCAATATTGACATTATCCCTTGCGGTACGGATATTCACCGATTTGGCTCCATCTCGCAGTTAGAAGCACGGCAAAAGCTGGGGATTGATCCCGACTCTAAGGTGGTGTTTTATGTGGGGCGCTTTGATCCCCGCAAAGGCATTGAAACCGTGGTGCGGGCGGTGGGTCGTTCACAGTTGCGTGGTCAAGCTGACCTGAAGTTGGTGATTGGTGGCGGTAGCCGTCCGGGCCAAAGTGATGGCAGGGAACGCGATCGCATTGAGGGTATTGTCAATGAGTTAGGTCTGAGCGAAATTACCACTTTCCCTGGCCGTTTGGGTGACGAGACGTTACCCACCTACTACGCTGCTGCGGATGTTTGTGTGGTGCCTAGCCATTACGAACCGTTTGGTCTAGTAGCAATTGAAGCGATGGCGAGTGGTACCCCTGTAATCGCCAGTGATGTGGGTGGTTTGCAATTTACGGTAGTCCCAGAAGAGACGGGTCTGCTGGCACCTCCCCAAGATGATGCGGCTTTTGCTGAGGCGATCGATCGCATTTTGAGTGATGCGACTTGGCGCAATCAGCTAGGAGTGGCGGCGAGACATCGGGTAGAAACTTACTTCAGCTGGGAAGGTGTCGCTTCGCAGTTGAGTGAGTTGTATCAGAAGCTGATGAGCCAACCTGCGGAGAAGGAGTTAAAAAAGGAGTTGCAGCAAGTGGGGGCTTAACCCACTAGGTCTTAACTAGTTCTTGAGGTGATAACTCGATGAAGCCTGATGGCTGTGCTTTGGTGCAGTTGTCAGGTTTTTACTTTTCTTCCCCGTGCTTCGCTTGCCAAAATTGCTACTGAGGACACTTAACTTAACAGACTGCTAGGCTGGGTCTGGTTTGCATCAACCTAGATTATCAAGCTTTAGCTAACAGAAATGAACTTGCAACAAGCAGAGCTGTATCAGCGGATTCAAGCTTTTTCACTTGATAACCCCCATGACTCACTTTCTTTTAGCAAACGCTTAGCCTGTGAGAATAAGTGGAGCGTTGAGTACACTCAGCGAGTTATTCAGGAATACAAAAAGTTTGTGTTTTTGGCAGTGGTAGCAGGGCATCCGGTCAGCCCTTCCGAACAGGTAGACCAAGCTTGGCATCTCCACTTGACCTATACTCGCTCTTACTGGGAAGAGTTTTGTTCCAAGGTTTTAGGCACCCCACTACACCACGAACCGACGAGGGGTGGCAACGCCGAGCAAGAAAAGTTTGACGACTGGTACAACCAAACCCTTGCAAGTTATACAGCTTGGTTTGGTGAAGCGCCCCCTACGGATATTTGGCCTCCAGCCCATTTGCGCTTTGCCCAAGAGGCAGAGTTAATTCAGGTTGATCCCCAGCATTATTGGGTTTTGTCGAAGTTAAAACTGCCCAAGCCCGCGATCCCACTTCTGGCACTGATACTTGCTCTGGCGATTGTGGGCTGCACGCCACTGATGAGGTTGGAGCTGGAAAATCCACTTAATTTCAGAGGGCCAGAATTTTTAGGGTTTTATATGATGTTGGCGATCCCAGTGGTAGGGTTTGCCAGTTTACTGCGTTGGCTGCTGCGCTTCCCAAGCCAAGGTGCAGTTGCCTCCTCTGATCTCGACTTGTACGAAATTGCGTTTTTAGCGGCAGGGCGAGAACGAGCAGTGGAGACAGCAATTGTTCAGTTAGTGCAACATCGATACTTACAACCTAAGTCCAAAATTCAAGCACTATCCGTTACCGAAGCTTTGCCTAAAGAGAGGCATCCTCTAGAACAGGCAGTTGAAACAGCAGCCAGAGCCAACGGGAGTGTGTACCACATTAGAGGAGCCGTAACCAATATTGCTGAGGAGGTTGGCGATCGCCTGCGAGAAAGAGGATTGTTATTACCTTATTGGCGAGCGTTTCTGGCGCAATGGGTTCCAGCTTTGTCCATTATTGCTTTGTTGGTGCTAGGGATTAGCAAGATTAGCGTTGGTCTTGAACGTCACAAACCAGTAGGATTCCTGATGATTCTCTGCCTTTTTACGGCCTTTGCAGCGATTCGCTGCTTAACTCCAGTTGGCTTAAGTCGTTTTGGACAGCAAGTTGTGCAAACTTTATTGCAGCAGAATGCCAGCTTGAAACAAGCAGCTTTAAACAGTCAAGCGAAGCACAGCCCAGTAGGATTAGCATTTGCTCTTTTTGGGACTGCATCTTTGTCAAGCCAATCCTTTGCAGATTTACGCTTTGTTCTAAGTCATTCAACTAGTTCGAGTAGTAGCAGTTTCGATGGTGGGGGTGGCTGCGGTAGTAGTGGTTGTAGCAGTGGAAGTTGCGGGGGTGGATGTAGTGGAGGTGGATGTGGGGGTTGTGGGGGTTAGAGAGAAGGGGTTCACGGTTTAGCTCTGGGAGAAACAGCCTTGGGGAATTCTCCCCCAAACCCCCTCCAGAGTGCATTGTGGCAGGGTGGCTTCATTTAAACAAGGAGAAAATTGCAATGGGGTTTAACTCCTTGCCCTACCCTTTTTCTGGTATGTCCGTTAGGGCTGAATTCCTTGCTACTGAAGGTTTTAAGCAGGTTCCCCCCAAGTCTGGGGGGCTAGGGGGGCTAGGTTCGGGATTCTTTATTTCTAGACGCCGCCTTGCTGTCAGAGTACATAGTAGGGGCCTATTGTCGGGAGGTCTTCGGGAGTGTTTGGGTTGGCTGGTTTGGTTGTCAGGTTTAGGGGGCTGTTTTAGTAGTCGGTGATCTCGGATTCTGGCTCTATGGCGGGATCTGGGGTGGCATCGAGTTGTTGTAGGGTTTCTTTGACCATTTGTTGAATTTCCGATCGCACTTGTTCGTAAGCTTCAGCGGCGCACCAGGGTCGTAGATAGAGGACTGTGGTGGTGGGGGAGACGGTGTGGACGTGGCAGGTGGGTTTGGGATCGTTGAGGACTAGGGGGTGGGGGAGGACTAGGGCGAGCAACAGGGTGATGGTGGAGTCGATGGGGCGATCGCCGATGTCAATTTCTAAATCGACGCGGCGGGTGCCCAAGGTGGTCATGTTTTTTAGGGTGCCGCTGAATAGGTTGCTGTTGGGGACGGTGATTTTGACGTTATCGCGAGTGACTAGGGTGGTGTAGAACAGGCCGATGCTATCGACGATGCCAAATACGCCTGCGCCTTCCACATAGTCGCCCACTTCAAAGGGTCGAAAGGTGATGAGCATAATGCCCGCTGCGAAGTGAGACAGGGTGTTTTGCAGCGCTAAGCCGATCGCGAGTCCGGCGGCACCCACTACAGTGACTAAGGTGGCGGTAGGAATGGCCAGGGCGGTCAGGGCGGCGCTAATGCCTACGACTAGGGTGACGATTTCGGAGGCTTGTACCAGGAATTTGCGGATGGTGGGTTCGGTGCGGTTGAGGGTTCGCCGCATAACGCGCCCCACGACCCCGATCGCTAAGCGAGTTAGGACCAAGATACCAATGGCCCCAAAGACTCTCGGTACGATGTCAAAAGCCAATTCAATCAGGTTTTGGGCAACCTGCGGTGTGACGGCAGCAAGCAAAACGGTCATAGACAATGTCGAGGATGTAGCACTGATCTAACGCTCCAAAGTTTAGCGTTTAGCGGTCTGAATTGATGCAGTTAGCCTGAATTAGAGAGCCTGTGGCGATCGCTTTTCTGCTAACTCAGCTCAGTTCGTCACTGCTGACACTGCAATTCATCAAGAATTTTGAATAACCTATTCCGCAAAAGGGGATTTGACGATTCACTAAACACAAAGATCAGTTTCTATGCCAAGCAAGTCGCAGCCGAAGATGGTGTTGCCACGGGAGGCTTACCAAGCGTTACCTCCAGGGGAACGTTACGAACCCGTAGTCCCCGATGAGTCTGAGATGCCTGAGTTGACGCCCAAATCTTTACTGGTTGGAGTGGCGGTAGGAATTTTATTTGGAGCGGCGAATGCTTATCTGGGGTTGAAGGTAGGGTTGACGGTTTCGGCTTCGATTCCGGCGGCGGTAATTGGGGTGGCTGTGTTCCGGGCGTTACGGCAAGGTAGCTTGCTCGAAACCAATATTGTCCAAACCATTGGCTCGACGGGAGAGTCTTTGGCGGCTGGGGTGATTTTCACCTTGCCAGTGCTGTACCTGTGGGGCGAAACACCAGGTTTCTGGCCGATTTTTCCGCTGTCGCTGCTCGGTGGGTTGCTGGGCGTGCTGTTTATGATTCCGCTGCGGCGATTCTTGATTGTGCAGGAGCATGGACGACTGACCTATCCGGAAGGGACTGCTTGTGCTGAAATTTTGGTGGCATCCCAGGCAGGAGGGCCACAAGCCAAGCTTTTGTTTAGTGGTTTGGGTGTGGGGGCTTTGTACTCGGCTTTAGAGCGCTTTGGTCGCCTTTGGCCTGCGGAACCGGATGTAGCGATCGCGCAAGCGGGATTTCGGACTTCGATTGGGGCCAGTGTCACACCGGAATTGCTGGGAGTGGGTTACATCGTTGGCCCAGCGATCGCAGCGGTAATCTTGGCGGGAGGGGCGATCGGGTGGCTAGTGATCATGCCCTTGATCTATTTATTTGGCAGTGGGGTGCCAACGCCCATTGCCCCGGAAACCGTCACTCGGATTGCCGATATGGACAGCTTCAGCATTTGGAGTCGTTACATCCGCTATATCGGAGCGGGGGCTGTGGCTTTCGGTGGCTTGTTTAGCTTGCTCAAGTCAGCTCCAACCCTGTGGGAATCAGTGCGACTCACCGCGATCGCCCTCAAGCAACGCGGCAGTCACCAGGCGGAACGGACGGATCGCGATTTGTCTCTAGCGTTGGTTGCAGTCAGTTTGATTGTGATTGGTTTGCTGGTGGCATTTTTACCGCTACGAACCGGAGGAGCGGGGCCAGTCGGGTTGCTGGCAGGTTTGGCAGTGGTGGTGTTTTCCTTCTTTTTTGTCACGGTCTCCTCGCGCATTGTGGGCATCATCGGCAATTCTTCGAACCCCATTTCCGGGATGACGATTGTCACGGTGCTAATTTGTGCGCTGTTGTTTGGCTCTGCCTATAGTCTCCAAGAAGCGAAAGTCGCGGTGCTCACCATTGGCGCTTTAGTTTGTATTGCCGCCGCCAACGCCGGAGATACCTCTCAAGACTTGAAAACGGGTTTTTTGATCGGAGCCACTCCCCGCAATCAACAAATTGGGGAAATTGTGGGAGTGGTTACGACTGGGTTGGTGATGAGTGCTGTGCTGGAGCTGTTCCGCGCCGACATTGTTTCTGGAGCCTTTAAAGCGCCCCAAGCCAACTTAATTCGGCTGGTGATTGATGGCGTTTTGGGTGGCAACTTACCGTGGGGCTTGGTCTTGGTGGGGGCGGCTTTAGCGGCTTGTGTGGAAATGATGCGGTTGCCCACGCTCGCCTTTGCCGTGGGGCTGTATCTGCCGATTCACCTCTCGATCCCAATTATGATCGGTGGTTTAATTCGGCTCGCGGTAGAAGCCTGGTCTCCCCCTCGCAGCCTAGAGCGACGGCGGGAAGCAGGGGTTTTGTATGCGTCAGGATTGATTGCGGGAGCAGCTTTGCTGGGTGTCGTAGGAGCCGCGATCGCCTTCTTCAACCTCCCGTTTGCCCAGGCAGAACCACCGAATCCAGCGCAGTGGCAAGGAGCCGCGATCGCCTTTACTCTCCTTAGTGCCAGTCTCCTTTGGGTGATCTCTCGCTCTCCAAGTCGGCGGAAGTAACAACCTCTGCAATTAAATTTTGGGATACGCCGCTGGAACGACTGCAATTCTCTCGCAAGGCTCAGGGGTGTTGCCTGTAATTTTGTTGCAATGGAGATAGGTGCATTTTTAACAAACCCTGACTTTACAGACGGCTGATTTTACAGACCTAACCATTTTCTAACCTGTTTTAGGAGAACCACCCTGGTTTCAGGGAGGCACTTATGGCACAAATTACAGAATGTCCCAATTGCGGCAAGAAAGGACTCGTCCAACGCGGCAATGACCTGTTTCAATGCCTATCTTGCAACTTTAGTCGCGATCTTTCTGAAGCAGAACGTGGCAACGATATTTCTTGGGTACTCATCGTTGGGCTTGGTGTTGCCCTGTTGTTGAAGGTAGTGCAAGTTTTTGATTCGTCTCAGACTCCCAACTACAACAGCCCCAATTCCAGAGCTGCGATCGCCCCTGAGGTGTTGGTGTCTAAGGCCACAACTTTTTCTGACTTGACTCTCTAGTTTGTTGCATTCGGTTCATGCGCCTGTTAGAGACCGCCAGAGGGTCTTAAGATAAGAGGGGCAAATCTTGGCCTTTACGGAGGTCATTGTTTGCTGTATGAATTCCGCCGTAGATGAGTTATGCAAGATCAACTCTGGTTTGAACCGCTAGTTTGGACAGATTACCGACTGGCCCTCCTATTTGCTGTCCTTTTTCCTTTAATTCTGCTGACTTGGGCTTTTGTGCAAAAAAATGAAACCATTCAGCATCTGTTAGCTATTTATTGGCGGGTTTCGAGCTTGCTAGCCATCACGGTCTACTTGATGATGGCAGCAGTGCCCCTCAGTTTTGTCTCAGCCCTGATGGCACGGGTTCTCATTCCCATTGCGCTGTGGTTCTGGGTTGACCTCAACGAAGAAATTGACGATCAATCCCGTAGTCCCTTGAAGCTAACATTTAATGCTTGGCGTTGGGCCATGACGGTCTACAGCGCTTTAGGAGCCTTGCTTAGTTTGCCTTTCCTGCAATGCGCTATTTCTCAAGCAGCTCTGAACACAAGATTTTGTCGGGTTTGGTTTGATCCACCCCTATTGTTCAAGCAGTATTTTCATGCCAACACCAGCGTCCGCTTTCTCGGCTTCCTTGGAGTGGTGGGTTTACTCGCTTATGTAGCTTGTTTGAGCTATTTCGTCTTGGTGAAGCTGTCCAAGCAAGGCCGCTCTGCCACCCAGCAGTAAAGCCAGGGTTGCTTCATTTTGAGGTTGGTTGTTGAGCAGCCCGTAGCAACAGCCAACCCGCGATCGCTAAGCCTGCCCCCAGCGCTAAAAATCCCATATCCCAGGCGAATTCATTCGGGCCTGACTTGACGTGGTGGATGCCTAGAATTTGGTGATCGATGATGCCCTCTACCACATCAAAGATCCCTGCCCCCAGCAGCAAAGCACCCCCAAACCTTTTGGAAGACCAAGCTAAATTACCCCGCTCCAAACCCCGCCACAACACCACCAGCCCGCTAAAGGTAAACGCATAAGCCACGACATGAAAGAGTCCATCTGCTAGGGTATTGAGTTTCAGCCCTGCTACCGTCGTATCGGCATAGCCTGCACTGGTAAGCATGTGATGCCACTGCAAAATTTGATGCAGCACCACGCCATCAAAAAAACCACTAAACCCCAAGCCAAACAAAATCCCAGCGGCAACTACAGATTTGCGATCGCCCCTTTGGTTTTGGTTAGCGAGGGGAGTTTGAGTAGGA
It encodes the following:
- a CDS encoding glycosyltransferase family 1 protein; translated protein: MFPLKNQHVALISVHGDPAIEIGKEEAGGQNVYVRQVGEALARQGWQVDMFTRQSSPNQPKIVEHAPNCRTIRLVAGPEDFVPRDEIFEFLPEFVQKFLDFQQESGIEYPVVHTNYWLSSWVGMELKKRKKIQQVHTYHSLGAVKYKSISTIPLIASTRLATEKACLETAERIVATSPQEREHMRSHVSTRGNIDIIPCGTDIHRFGSISQLEARQKLGIDPDSKVVFYVGRFDPRKGIETVVRAVGRSQLRGQADLKLVIGGGSRPGQSDGRERDRIEGIVNELGLSEITTFPGRLGDETLPTYYAAADVCVVPSHYEPFGLVAIEAMASGTPVIASDVGGLQFTVVPEETGLLAPPQDDAAFAEAIDRILSDATWRNQLGVAARHRVETYFSWEGVASQLSELYQKLMSQPAEKELKKELQQVGA
- a CDS encoding TIGR04222 domain-containing membrane protein encodes the protein MNLQQAELYQRIQAFSLDNPHDSLSFSKRLACENKWSVEYTQRVIQEYKKFVFLAVVAGHPVSPSEQVDQAWHLHLTYTRSYWEEFCSKVLGTPLHHEPTRGGNAEQEKFDDWYNQTLASYTAWFGEAPPTDIWPPAHLRFAQEAELIQVDPQHYWVLSKLKLPKPAIPLLALILALAIVGCTPLMRLELENPLNFRGPEFLGFYMMLAIPVVGFASLLRWLLRFPSQGAVASSDLDLYEIAFLAAGRERAVETAIVQLVQHRYLQPKSKIQALSVTEALPKERHPLEQAVETAARANGSVYHIRGAVTNIAEEVGDRLRERGLLLPYWRAFLAQWVPALSIIALLVLGISKISVGLERHKPVGFLMILCLFTAFAAIRCLTPVGLSRFGQQVVQTLLQQNASLKQAALNSQAKHSPVGLAFALFGTASLSSQSFADLRFVLSHSTSSSSSSFDGGGGCGSSGCSSGSCGGGCSGGGCGGCGG
- a CDS encoding mechanosensitive ion channel family protein, with the protein product MTVLLAAVTPQVAQNLIELAFDIVPRVFGAIGILVLTRLAIGVVGRVMRRTLNRTEPTIRKFLVQASEIVTLVVGISAALTALAIPTATLVTVVGAAGLAIGLALQNTLSHFAAGIMLITFRPFEVGDYVEGAGVFGIVDSIGLFYTTLVTRDNVKITVPNSNLFSGTLKNMTTLGTRRVDLEIDIGDRPIDSTITLLLALVLPHPLVLNDPKPTCHVHTVSPTTTVLYLRPWCAAEAYEQVRSEIQQMVKETLQQLDATPDPAIEPESEITDY
- a CDS encoding oligopeptide transporter, OPT family; the encoded protein is MPSKSQPKMVLPREAYQALPPGERYEPVVPDESEMPELTPKSLLVGVAVGILFGAANAYLGLKVGLTVSASIPAAVIGVAVFRALRQGSLLETNIVQTIGSTGESLAAGVIFTLPVLYLWGETPGFWPIFPLSLLGGLLGVLFMIPLRRFLIVQEHGRLTYPEGTACAEILVASQAGGPQAKLLFSGLGVGALYSALERFGRLWPAEPDVAIAQAGFRTSIGASVTPELLGVGYIVGPAIAAVILAGGAIGWLVIMPLIYLFGSGVPTPIAPETVTRIADMDSFSIWSRYIRYIGAGAVAFGGLFSLLKSAPTLWESVRLTAIALKQRGSHQAERTDRDLSLALVAVSLIVIGLLVAFLPLRTGGAGPVGLLAGLAVVVFSFFFVTVSSRIVGIIGNSSNPISGMTIVTVLICALLFGSAYSLQEAKVAVLTIGALVCIAAANAGDTSQDLKTGFLIGATPRNQQIGEIVGVVTTGLVMSAVLELFRADIVSGAFKAPQANLIRLVIDGVLGGNLPWGLVLVGAALAACVEMMRLPTLAFAVGLYLPIHLSIPIMIGGLIRLAVEAWSPPRSLERRREAGVLYASGLIAGAALLGVVGAAIAFFNLPFAQAEPPNPAQWQGAAIAFTLLSASLLWVISRSPSRRK
- a CDS encoding DUF3177 family protein, giving the protein MQDQLWFEPLVWTDYRLALLFAVLFPLILLTWAFVQKNETIQHLLAIYWRVSSLLAITVYLMMAAVPLSFVSALMARVLIPIALWFWVDLNEEIDDQSRSPLKLTFNAWRWAMTVYSALGALLSLPFLQCAISQAALNTRFCRVWFDPPLLFKQYFHANTSVRFLGFLGVVGLLAYVACLSYFVLVKLSKQGRSATQQ
- a CDS encoding DUF2243 domain-containing protein, whose product is MRANPTQTPLANQNQRGDRKSVVAAGILFGLGFSGFFDGVVLHQILQWHHMLTSAGYADTTVAGLKLNTLADGLFHVVAYAFTFSGLVVLWRGLERGNLAWSSKRFGGALLLGAGIFDVVEGIIDHQILGIHHVKSGPNEFAWDMGFLALGAGLAIAGWLLLRAAQQPTSK